From a single Brassica oleracea var. oleracea cultivar TO1000 chromosome C5, BOL, whole genome shotgun sequence genomic region:
- the LOC106343531 gene encoding uncharacterized protein LOC106343531, with translation MARKRLKISVPHFDNSDLIKSYALTLVGRCMNPEKQKVDALLVMLPKIWKVEERVTGADLGMGKFQFHFEREEDIEAVLEMQPYHFDYWMLSLARWQPRMPRNFPSEIPFWIKVEGLPLEFWSTATFQSIGDAIGETTDVDLDFGKMRVVIDGAKELCFETTVDFKGGEFYEEEEAPVLLKYDKLFGFCKLRFKLCHDEDQCPLNPNPPKKQETKDGTEGKTEDRARSYKGVVINGEAGNQEAFKDQRVYYGKGKGKM, from the coding sequence ATGGCTCGGAAGCGGTTAAAGATTTCTGTACCTCACTTTGATAACTCGGACCTGATCAAAAGCTATGCTTTGACATTGGTGGGGAGATGCATGAATCCGGAGAAGCAAAAGGTTGATGCACTTCTGGTAATGTTACCTAAGATCTGGAAGGTGGAAGAGAGGGTAACGGGTGCTGATTTGGGAATGGGGAAGTTCCAGTTCCACTTTGAGAGAGAGGAAGACATTGAAGCGGTTCTGGAGATGCAGCCGTATCATTTTGATTACTGGATGCTTTCGTTGGCAAGATGGCAACCACGTATGCCTAGAAACTTTCCCTCTGAGATTCCTTTTTGGATCAAAGTGGAGGGACTCCCGCTGGAGTTCTGGTCTACAGCAACATTCCAGAGCATAGGGGATGCTATTGGAGAGACAACGGACGTGGATTTGGACTTTGGCAAGATGAGGGTTGTGATTGATGGTGCTAAGGAACTGTGCTTTGAAACAACGGTTGACTTCAAAGGCGGTGAGTTCTATGAGGAGGAGGAGGCGCCGGTTCTTCTCAAATACGACAAGTTGTTTGGGTTTTGCAAGCTACGTTTCAAGCTGTGTCACGACGAGGACCAGTGCCCGTTGAATCCGAATCCTCCAAAGAAACAAGAAACTAAGGACGGAACAGAAGGAAAAACGGAGGATCGAGCAAGGAGTTATAAGGGAGTGGTGATCAATGGGGAAGCAGGCAATCAAGAGGCTTTCAAGGATCAGAGAGTTTACTATGGCAAAGGTAAAGGAAAAATGTAG